The region CATAAACCGCTGTATCACCGTGAGGATGGTATTTACCCAGTACTTCTCCCACCACACGGGCACACTTCCGAAAGGGACGATCCGGCGTTAAACCCAGTTCATGCATAGCATAGAGAATACGACGATGCACAGGTTTCAGTCCGTCTCGTGCGTCGGGGAGTGCTCGTCCTACGATTACGCTCATGGCGTATTCCAGGTAAGACCTTTGCATCTCGTTCCGCAAATCTGTAGGGACAATCCGGTCTTGAGACGGTGGTTCCTGGGAAAACGTCATACCCGAAAAAGCTCCGATGTCTTTAACATTTGACTGCTAATGAGCACACGCCTCTAGAGCGCATTCATTAAACGCCCAAACGCCTTTGTTTTAAGGCACTCATTAACTTATAAATTGTATCACAAGACGCTATTCATGGAGCGATCGCGTTGTTTTTAGTGCCTCTAAAACCGTCTTTAGAATTAATCATAAGTTTTCAATAAAATTTTTTTTCGATACTGATTGCAGAGTGAATCACAGAATTTAAAGTGAATTCTAAATAAATGAGGTGAGCACCAACAATCATTGATAAAGTTTTTGACAAGAAAACATTTACCTTAAAGACAGAAGTGATTTTGAACTATTGATTTTGTGTTTGCGATTTCCTTTTCTCATGCTTTTGAAAAAAATGATAAATCATGGAATTCCAATCACAATTTTTATCTCCTGTCTAGCCTTGAGTGCCTGATCCTAATACTCTTCTCAATATTCACAATCTTTTAGCTCAAACTTTATTTCCTTGTCCATATTTCCTCCTTCATCGCTATAATTCCGGGAATACAAGCCTTTAATCAGATAAGGATTCGCTATGCTGCCAGTGATTTACTCCGATGAGTTTTTGCTGCATGAAACTGGCTACTTCCACCCTGAAAGACCTGCACGCTTAACTGCAATTAAAGAGGCTCTAAAAGCTGCATCCTGGGCAGACCGATTACTATGGAAAACTCCAACGCCTGTAGCACAACGCTCTGTAATGTCGGAGATTAAGCGGGTTCATTCATCACGATACATTGAGGCAGTGCGGCAGTTGGCGAATCGCGGTGGTGGATACCTGGATGCTGATACACCTGTTTCTCCCCGCACATTTGAAGTAGCACAACTGGCTGTCAGTGCCTGGCTGGATGGGGTAGACTATGTGCTGCAAACCGCTGAACCGTCTTTTGTGCTGGCGCGTCCCCCTGGGCATCATGCGGTTAGTGATCGCGGTATGGGGTTTTGCATCTTCTCAAACGCGGCGATCGCTGCATTCTATGCTCTGGAACAACCGAAGGTAAACCGAGTTGCGATTTTGGATTGGGATGTGCATCATGGCAACGGTACCCAGGCGATCGTGGAACTGAATCCTAATATTGCCTATTGCTCTTTGCACGAATCACCCCAATATCCGGGAACTGGAGCCGCCAGTGAACACGGATTTCACAATAATGTGCTGAATGTGCCAATGCGATCGGGCAGTACGATCTCTGATTATCAGCCCGCCTTTGAGCAAGCGATCATGCCATTTCTGGCAAACTTTCAGCCCGATTTGCTAATCGTTAGTGCAGGGTATGATGCCACCCAAGATGATCCACTGGCTGGAATTTGTCTGCAACCCGATGATTACCATTTCTTCACTCAACAGTGCTTACAACTCACCCACAACATCCTGTTTGGGCTGGAAGGTGGTTATGATCTGGAAGCATTGTCCCAATCTGTGATTGCCACAATTCGGGCTTGTCTAGACGTTCATCAGGAGCTTGTTTGAGCGGAAGAGTTGCTTCGCAAACGAAGTTTAGGGTTGCCAGGCGGCGAAGGCTCATATTTATTTCACTTGCGTCACTCGCCAACTTAGCTTCAGGTTGATCCAGAAGTTCCAGAAGGTGACGATCGCGATCGCAAGCAAATTTGCGACATATGCATTGAGATTTAACCCATTGAAAAACAGGTTTAGCAGCAGAATTTTCAGAATCAGCCCCATCAAGCACACAATATTGAACTTGAAGAAGCGTTTAATCATCAACTGCCAGCCCCGTTGCTGCTTTGCAAGGTCACTAAATGTCCACACATCATTCCAGTAGAAATTGTTGATAATGGCAAGCTCGGCTGCGAAAATAGCGCTGCGCGTTAGCCCAACATTCAAAACCTCAAAAAAGAAATAGAGCGCCGTCATGTCTACAACCAACCCACTCAGCCCAACCAGCCCAAAGCGCAAAAAGCGCCCCACTGGAAATTTGAAGTTACGGCTTAATCGGCCCAGGCGACCAGAAGCAATTCGCAACCTGAGCAGGTGCTGCAAGTAATCGGTGTACTGCTTCCAGGTAACTTTGCTCTCGCCTTCTTCTCGTTCATGAAAAACATAGCCGACTTCAGCAATTGTTTTGATTGAGCCACGTCCCAAGACTTCAATTAAAATTTTGTATCCAACTGGGTTGAGGGGAACATCGGCGATCGCAGCTCGTTGTACCAGGAAATATCCACTCATTGGATCAGTCACCCGACTAACCACCTGCGGCAACACAATCAGCCCCAGCAGTTGAGCTCCACGGGACAAAAACCGTCGAGTAGCACTCCAGGTGCTAACACCACCACCTTCCACATGCCGACTGGCAACGGCTAAATCTGCCCCATCGTCAATTTTGGCAAGCAGAGCCAGCAATGTTTCAGGTGGATGCTGCAAATCTCCATCGATCACGCCTAAAATCTCGCCATGAGCTGCCTGCCAGCCGCGGATGACTGCTGTAGAAAGCCCTCGTTCATGTTGACGACGCATGACTCGTAGATGAGGATATTCAGGCATTAACGCCTGAGCATAGTGCCAGGTTTGGTCTGGACTATCATCATCAACGATGATTAATTCATAATCATCAGTCAGAGACTCGTCTAAAAGGTGGCTAAGTAGCCGAATGATCCGTTCAATGTTTCCAGCTTCATTGTAGGTGGGAACCACCAGCGAAAATTTCACTGGATGAGCGATCGCCAGTTCGGGCAGATGGCTGTCTCTAACGTGCCAAGAATTTGGCAATCTGCAAATTCGCAGCTCACCGGATGGAACGGGAAGTAAATTCTGTCCTGTTATTAGCATTGACCAGCCTCCTGCCAAACCTCAACCACACCAGCAGAGAAGAATCACCGCCAGGAGCATTAAGCTTCATGGGGATGACTCTCAACCGGGATCGCTTCGCAATCTGTAAAACGACCGTATCTGTTGCAGTCTACAACAAGACTGGGAACTTGTTTGGGCTGCGATCGATTTGCAGCGTTCAATTTCCAACCGTCAATAGGAGACATGCAAAATATTTCTGCATTGTGACCTGTTCCTAGAAATTTAGGCACTCCTCCTGAAAGGGGATTTTGCGGTCGGATCAAAATTCGCTAGTCATGGATTGTGCCATCGGGCAAAGTGGCTCCTTGCAGGTTTGCTCCATTCAAATTGGCGCTACTTAGCTCTGCTTTTGCCAAATTGGCATCTTTCAGGTTGGCATTTCGTAAATCGGCTCTGCCCAGGTATGCCTCGATAAACGTGGTTTCTGTCAGATCCACTCCTCGTAAATCTGCCCGGCTGAGGTCTGCCCGGTTAAAGCGAGATCGCATCATCTTTGCCTGGAGGCAACGCACCTTTACCAGGGTGGCATCTGTTAAGTTGGCATCACTCAAATTACAGTTAGTTAAATCGGCTTCCGTTAAATTGGCCCGTTCCAACTTGGCATTCACTAGGTTCGCCTGCTTGAATACCGCTTCAATCGCGATCGCATCGGTTAAAAAAGTCCCTCTCAGTTCCGCTTCTATTAAGATCGCCCCACTCAAATTCACTTCACGCAAACTGGCTTCGCTCAAGTTTGCACACGTTAGATCTGCTTTGCCTAAGTCTGCACCTGTTAAGTTTGCCCCTCGCAAATCCGCATTCCGCAAATCCGCCCCTCGCAGGTTAGCGCCATCGTAGCAGCGCTTCTCATAGCGCAGATTTGCCCCTCGCAAACATGCCCCTCGCAGGGTGGCACCGCTCAAGTTCACATTCCGTAAATCAGCACTAATCAAGTTCGCATCCAACAAATTTGCCAGCGTGATGTCTGCACCTCGCAGATCAGCCGCGTATAAAATCGCTCCATGCAAATCGGTATCTTGCAGGTTGGCGCAAAGCAAATCCGCCTGGCTTAAATTCGCACCGCTGAGACGAGCACCCACCAGATTAGCACGGCTCAAGTTGGCTCGGTTGAGGTATGCCAGCACAAAATTGGCACCCCGCAGATCGCATCCTGTGAGGTCTATTCCAATGAGATCAGCTCCACTTAAATCGACTCCATACAGATTTTCACCTTGAAAGTCTGTTTCTCCGGCATCGTAGCGCTTCAATAACTCACTGGCATTCATGGGCGTTTGGCTTCAAGGTCTTCTGAATCCAGCGTTGTGGACAAGGCACAGAACAAAGTGATTTCGTTCCACCCGCTATTCCCCAGATATTGAACCTTGCTCTGTGGTGGGAAGCAGGCAGGTGCTACTGCCCAAATCCGGAGGTTGATTCATACTGTTATTTAACCCTGGTGTGGACGAAACTAACTGGCATGTATGATCAAATTCATCCTCCAGGCTGGCAAGTCCACGAGTTGCTTCTTCAAAATCATCCAAGCTAATCTTAGTCTCATCTGGTACGAGACTAGCCGTGAAGGAAGGACTTCCGTGGAGATAAAAAATGCGGAGAAATTTGGTTACGGTATCAGCCGCCTGAATCAGGTCTTCAGGGTCTTTGAGGCGTCTGGCTGTGGAATAAAGCAAGTGTTCCAAGTCCGTGTAGCTGCGGCAGGCTTTTAACAATCCGCGCAGGAGTTCATCTAATTCGTGTGATTTTAAGCTGAACCAGTCTTGTTCACTAAAGGTAAACTCGGAATGCAAGGCAGAAAATGCCAGAATTTTGGCTCGCAAGGGGTTGGTGTATTTTTGAATTGCCAGTCGTACATCAAACAAGTTGATGGGTAAGCGATCGCCTGGTTGTGCTTTGTTGATATCATCCTGCAAATTTGGTGTGGGTGCATCTCGGCTGGGTTGAACTGTGCCTGACTCAGATTGCGTTGGGGTGTTTGCAGGAGAAGGTTGTAAGGAACTATCCAATGGCGCAGCTTGAGGCTGGGATTGGGACGGAACCTGATACAAAGGACGAAGTTTTTGCATCAACAGATTGGCGATCGCATGATATTCAGCAGGTTTACTTAAACTTTTGACAATCGACATCAGTGCTTGATGCAAGCGTTCCGCCGAGGGTGCCAGCGTGTGAAGCTCCTCTACGAGTCCCGCTGTGCTAAACCCAGCCAATAGAGCGGAATCACTAATCCACTGAGACTGGCAGACAAAAATCATCAATTTCTTAATCCGCAAAATTTGGGGATCTTGATCGAGTCGGGCGGCGATCG is a window of Leptolyngbyaceae cyanobacterium JSC-12 DNA encoding:
- a CDS encoding deacetylase, histone deacetylase/acetoin utilization protein (IMG reference gene:2510095910~PFAM: Histone deacetylase domain), with the protein product MLPVIYSDEFLLHETGYFHPERPARLTAIKEALKAASWADRLLWKTPTPVAQRSVMSEIKRVHSSRYIEAVRQLANRGGGYLDADTPVSPRTFEVAQLAVSAWLDGVDYVLQTAEPSFVLARPPGHHAVSDRGMGFCIFSNAAIAAFYALEQPKVNRVAILDWDVHHGNGTQAIVELNPNIAYCSLHESPQYPGTGAASEHGFHNNVLNVPMRSGSTISDYQPAFEQAIMPFLANFQPDLLIVSAGYDATQDDPLAGICLQPDDYHFFTQQCLQLTHNILFGLEGGYDLEALSQSVIATIRACLDVHQELV
- a CDS encoding putative low-complexity protein (IMG reference gene:2510095912~PFAM: Pentapeptide repeats (8 copies)) translates to MNASELLKRYDAGETDFQGENLYGVDLSGADLIGIDLTGCDLRGANFVLAYLNRANLSRANLVGARLSGANLSQADLLCANLQDTDLHGAILYAADLRGADITLANLLDANLISADLRNVNLSGATLRGACLRGANLRYEKRCYDGANLRGADLRNADLRGANLTGADLGKADLTCANLSEASLREVNLSGAILIEAELRGTFLTDAIAIEAVFKQANLVNAKLERANLTEADLTNCNLSDANLTDATLVKVRCLQAKMMRSRFNRADLSRADLRGVDLTETTFIEAYLGRADLRNANLKDANLAKAELSSANLNGANLQGATLPDGTIHD
- a CDS encoding putative membrane protein (IMG reference gene:2510095911~PFAM: GtrA-like protein; Glycosyl transferase family 2); the protein is MLITGQNLLPVPSGELRICRLPNSWHVRDSHLPELAIAHPVKFSLVVPTYNEAGNIERIIRLLSHLLDESLTDDYELIIVDDDSPDQTWHYAQALMPEYPHLRVMRRQHERGLSTAVIRGWQAAHGEILGVIDGDLQHPPETLLALLAKIDDGADLAVASRHVEGGGVSTWSATRRFLSRGAQLLGLIVLPQVVSRVTDPMSGYFLVQRAAIADVPLNPVGYKILIEVLGRGSIKTIAEVGYVFHEREEGESKVTWKQYTDYLQHLLRLRIASGRLGRLSRNFKFPVGRFLRFGLVGLSGLVVDMTALYFFFEVLNVGLTRSAIFAAELAIINNFYWNDVWTFSDLAKQQRGWQLMIKRFFKFNIVCLMGLILKILLLNLFFNGLNLNAYVANLLAIAIVTFWNFWINLKLSWRVTQVK